A part of Candidatus Acidiferrales bacterium genomic DNA contains:
- a CDS encoding RNB domain-containing ribonuclease — MKKRRFGSEEIPRDKPRHEEIDEAGLLAYLATISRPESIREIARGLSMRHWGRRALPKLLKLLIRRGDVEENHDRYRLAGQRPTRKAAPRADSPAEKSSAAAHRSPHAQPASKQDPNLISGRLVAHRDGYGFVVPDHPVRGMEGDLFISPDAMGDALHGDKVLARIGRRRPDARFEGRIEKILERANPTVVGLFRYGPHANVVLPYETRIAHEIIIPAGAELTPELQQKLGAASGELPRASRRLRLPELDGAVVNVELTRFPRGGVVPAGRVVEILGRHGEMGVDVEIVIRKHHLPHVFDEEVLAQARAVAHPLTENDLRGRRDFRHLPIVTIDGETARDFDDAVYVAPRPDGGYELQVHIADVAHYVHRGSALDAAARLRGTSVYFPDRAVPMLPEELSNGICSLNPRVDRLVMSAILQLDSSAEVLSAEFTPGVIRSAERMTYTNVNKVLESDPEMSTRYASLAGHFRRMRDLALALNKRRVARGSIDFDLPEPVIEFDPAGRMIGISRSERNIAHRLIEEFMLAANEAVAGYLERRKIPSLHRVHEKPDPKKVLEFEELARAFGYSLGVEDLSERRVTVRHGHVRAPGRGRYARMRPMEISLPPEEIDIRPQHYQRLTAQIAGKPEERIVSYLMLRSLKQARYAAESLGHFALAAPEYTHFTSPIRRYPDLIVHRALKWALENPSAKNGPYREVELQEIASETSEAERRADAAERELMDWKTAQYMEGHLGEEYDALIISVQKFGFFVELIDVFVEGLVPMDRLEATFGHTFHYRESDHAIVAESHRSRRRRGSSADSHREFTLGQKVRVRAERIDPLRNRVEFSVVP, encoded by the coding sequence ATGAAAAAACGCCGCTTCGGTTCCGAGGAAATCCCCAGAGACAAGCCCCGCCACGAAGAAATTGACGAAGCCGGTCTTCTCGCCTATCTCGCCACCATTTCTCGGCCTGAAAGCATTCGCGAAATCGCTCGCGGCCTATCCATGCGCCACTGGGGCCGCCGCGCGCTGCCCAAGCTTCTCAAGCTCCTCATTCGCCGCGGCGACGTCGAGGAAAATCACGATCGATATCGCCTCGCCGGCCAGCGCCCCACGCGAAAAGCTGCTCCTCGCGCCGATTCACCGGCCGAAAAATCAAGCGCCGCCGCTCATCGCTCGCCGCATGCACAGCCCGCCTCAAAGCAGGACCCGAATTTAATTTCCGGTCGCCTCGTCGCTCATCGCGATGGCTATGGCTTCGTCGTTCCCGATCATCCTGTTCGCGGCATGGAGGGCGATCTTTTCATCAGTCCGGATGCCATGGGCGACGCCCTTCATGGCGACAAAGTTCTCGCGCGCATTGGTCGTCGCCGTCCTGATGCTCGCTTCGAGGGCCGCATCGAAAAAATCCTCGAACGCGCCAATCCCACCGTTGTCGGCCTGTTTCGCTATGGCCCGCACGCGAACGTTGTCTTGCCTTACGAAACGCGCATCGCCCACGAGATCATCATTCCTGCCGGCGCCGAACTCACGCCCGAATTGCAGCAGAAGCTCGGCGCTGCCTCCGGCGAATTGCCGCGCGCCAGCCGCCGTTTGCGTCTGCCGGAGCTGGATGGCGCCGTCGTCAACGTCGAATTGACGCGTTTCCCGCGCGGCGGCGTCGTTCCCGCCGGACGCGTCGTCGAAATTCTTGGCCGCCATGGCGAAATGGGCGTCGACGTCGAAATCGTCATCCGCAAGCATCATCTCCCGCACGTCTTTGACGAAGAAGTTCTCGCGCAAGCTCGCGCCGTCGCTCACCCCCTCACGGAAAATGATCTTCGCGGCCGCCGCGACTTTCGCCATCTTCCCATCGTCACCATTGATGGCGAAACCGCCAGGGATTTCGATGACGCCGTTTACGTCGCGCCGCGCCCCGACGGCGGCTATGAACTCCAGGTCCACATCGCCGACGTCGCTCATTACGTTCATCGTGGCTCCGCGCTCGATGCCGCAGCCCGCCTCCGCGGCACTTCCGTTTATTTTCCCGATCGCGCCGTCCCCATGCTTCCCGAGGAGCTTTCCAACGGCATCTGCTCGCTCAATCCGCGCGTCGATCGTCTGGTGATGAGCGCCATTCTTCAGCTCGATAGCTCCGCTGAAGTTCTCAGCGCTGAATTCACGCCCGGTGTCATTCGCTCCGCCGAACGCATGACTTACACCAACGTCAATAAAGTCCTCGAATCCGATCCCGAAATGTCCACCCGTTACGCTTCCTTGGCCGGTCATTTCCGCCGCATGCGCGATCTCGCCCTCGCCTTGAATAAACGCCGCGTCGCTCGCGGCTCTATCGATTTCGATTTGCCCGAGCCGGTCATCGAATTCGATCCCGCGGGGCGCATGATCGGCATTTCCCGCAGCGAGCGCAATATCGCCCATCGCCTCATCGAGGAGTTCATGCTCGCCGCCAACGAAGCAGTCGCTGGCTATCTCGAGCGCCGTAAAATCCCTTCGCTCCATCGCGTTCACGAAAAGCCCGATCCGAAAAAAGTCCTCGAATTTGAAGAGCTTGCCCGCGCCTTCGGTTATTCTCTCGGCGTCGAAGATTTATCCGAGCGCCGCGTCACCGTTCGTCACGGCCATGTACGCGCGCCCGGCCGCGGCCGCTACGCTCGCATGCGTCCCATGGAAATTTCTCTTCCGCCGGAAGAGATCGACATCCGCCCGCAGCATTATCAGCGCCTCACCGCGCAAATTGCTGGCAAACCCGAGGAGCGCATCGTCTCCTATTTAATGCTGCGCTCTCTCAAGCAGGCGCGTTACGCCGCTGAATCTCTCGGCCATTTTGCTCTCGCCGCTCCCGAATACACGCATTTCACTTCGCCCATTCGCCGCTATCCCGATCTCATCGTTCACCGCGCGCTCAAATGGGCGCTCGAAAATCCCTCCGCGAAAAATGGCCCTTATCGCGAAGTCGAGCTTCAAGAAATCGCCTCAGAGACCTCCGAAGCCGAGCGCCGCGCCGACGCCGCCGAGCGCGAGCTGATGGACTGGAAAACCGCTCAATATATGGAGGGTCATCTCGGCGAAGAATATGACGCGCTCATTATCTCTGTGCAGAAATTCGGCTTCTTCGTCGAGCTGATCGACGTCTTCGTCGAAGGCCTCGTTCCCATGGATCGTCTCGAAGCTACATTTGGCCACACCTTCCATTACCGCGAAAGTGACCATGCCATCGTCGCCGAATCTCATCGTTCCCGCCGCCGCCGCGGCTCCTCCGCGGACTCCCACCGCGAATTCACCCTCGGCCAAAAAGTTCGCGTCCGCGCCGAGCGCATTGATCCGCTTCGCAATCGCGTCGAATTCAGCGTTGTGCCCTGA
- a CDS encoding NAD(P)-dependent oxidoreductase has product MKPKVGLIGLGLMGLPMGRNLLKAGFPLTVWNRTRDKAEKLAAEGAAIAASPRDVAAASDVLITIVSDPPALEEILWGKEGALSALKKGSVYIDSSTVTPSLARRIASACAERGADFLDAPVTGGTWGAEKGELVFMIGGKKQVLDRVEPVLQAVGKRFFLLGPNGAGQTVKLAMNMILALEVEALAEGLELVTRSGVPAERLIEVLQSSMGRAPVLDVKAPVILKRDFTPSFPLRLMHKDMRLALELAKENGVELPAGAAAFAAYSAVKAAAQGDVDYAAIANYWREK; this is encoded by the coding sequence ATGAAGCCGAAGGTCGGACTGATTGGCTTGGGCCTGATGGGTTTGCCGATGGGCCGCAATCTTTTGAAAGCCGGATTTCCATTGACCGTCTGGAATCGCACGCGCGACAAAGCCGAAAAACTCGCCGCCGAAGGCGCCGCCATCGCCGCTTCTCCGCGCGATGTCGCCGCTGCATCCGACGTTCTCATCACCATCGTCAGCGATCCGCCCGCTCTCGAAGAGATTCTTTGGGGAAAGGAAGGCGCGTTATCTGCGCTGAAAAAAGGCAGCGTCTATATCGATTCCAGCACAGTCACGCCCAGTCTTGCGCGCCGCATCGCCTCGGCCTGCGCCGAGCGTGGCGCCGATTTTCTCGACGCGCCCGTCACAGGAGGCACGTGGGGCGCTGAAAAAGGCGAACTGGTTTTTATGATTGGCGGGAAGAAACAAGTCCTCGATCGCGTCGAGCCTGTGCTTCAAGCTGTCGGTAAGCGTTTTTTCCTTCTCGGTCCGAATGGCGCTGGCCAGACCGTAAAGCTCGCCATGAACATGATTCTGGCGCTCGAAGTCGAAGCCCTCGCGGAAGGTCTGGAGCTCGTCACGCGCTCCGGCGTGCCCGCCGAGCGCCTCATCGAAGTTCTGCAATCCAGCATGGGCCGCGCGCCGGTGCTCGACGTGAAAGCGCCCGTCATCCTCAAGCGCGATTTCACGCCCAGCTTTCCGCTGCGTCTCATGCACAAGGACATGCGTCTCGCGCTCGAGCTCGCGAAAGAAAATGGCGTCGAACTTCCCGCTGGCGCCGCCGCTTTCGCCGCCTACTCCGCCGTCAAGGCCGCCGCGCAAGGCGACGTCGACTACGCCGCCATCGCCAACTACTGGCGCGAAAAGTGA
- a CDS encoding VOC family protein encodes MAAPVTSANVKQAVPFFGVTNMEASLRFYVEGLGFQMKRSWIPDRTEENCPPDGRIRWCCLQRGDAAIMLQEFWPGRQPSEARGTGVNVCFQCEDALALYREFKSRGVQMQKRPFVGNQMWVVPVNDPDGYRMEFSSPTDAPEESEFEE; translated from the coding sequence ATGGCTGCACCTGTTACGAGCGCAAACGTGAAGCAGGCGGTTCCCTTTTTCGGTGTAACCAACATGGAAGCGTCACTGCGATTTTATGTCGAGGGACTGGGATTCCAAATGAAGCGTTCGTGGATTCCGGATCGCACGGAGGAAAACTGCCCTCCTGACGGGCGGATACGCTGGTGCTGCTTACAGCGTGGTGATGCCGCCATCATGCTTCAAGAGTTTTGGCCGGGGCGGCAACCGAGCGAAGCGCGCGGCACGGGAGTAAATGTCTGTTTCCAGTGCGAGGACGCTCTGGCGCTCTACCGCGAATTCAAATCACGCGGAGTGCAAATGCAGAAACGCCCGTTTGTTGGGAACCAAATGTGGGTTGTGCCGGTGAACGATCCGGATGGATACCGCATGGAGTTCTCGAGCCCGACCGATGCGCCAGAGGAAAGCGAATTTGAAGAATAG